The Desmonostoc muscorum LEGE 12446 genome includes a region encoding these proteins:
- a CDS encoding EamA family transporter yields MGRFEKQPENPRVRGELSRAAENALWAVVEDLENLQQNVLRALQEDIKRLQAEKNRLSDDIQSLLEEKEHLQQVRQITEQQVLIRQLAEVLAKHISSQLQSSLANLATENIEGKSYEQAALKSAEVSSNVVSEINEKVEHMFDSLDDTVTITFNSLQQELKNYQSNLSQQLSRMYSQQQQGEVILTEFVNRLHGQLEKTIQETSRKAPTTGTPTVLQLTEPETNIFLDTSPQVEEVVRNSPEPISAIPTQFSQSQTPPQKNVTEPISVLNPDLSQSQSPVVLPPQENVTEPISVLNPDLSQTQTPPQPAAVVLPPQENSTEPISVPNLDLSQNQTPPQENATEPISVLNLDLSQNQTPPQSAVVVSPPKENPTQPISLPSNNLSENETSSEPPETSVPQQQATQPSLKINAPELASVLRKSVPQRKAKLTHVTALEPPKEVKSPIGRSPNSSGLSSIQIGFLLIVLSTVISSLYNVAIKVIFHEGSQIFGVLEVQQLLPPTLGNTFLILTMRFMVVVPLMVLLSPILHPRLWQDLENLADSVRGNPTPTNAATKQILLLSIVSGCFLFLSQVLVYIAIAQVPTGIAIALFFIYPMITGLFSWFLFRDRPTIFRIGAIAAICCGELLVLGTSPTTGIGNTSLGSSAAIISGVAFAAYIILTRVCASKLHPVTFTLINFATMLLLSFICLMLPLPSNWNLLIDPTKMLELILSAFILGVLTLSGYLLNNAGISKLGGSRSALIGGSIPVLTVIFAGLIIQENLDIVQILGVLLVTFGAAAFSFETMRNQVKPSTPAN; encoded by the coding sequence ATGGGGCGATTCGAGAAGCAACCAGAAAACCCGCGAGTCAGAGGCGAGCTCTCTAGAGCAGCGGAAAATGCTCTTTGGGCTGTAGTTGAGGACTTAGAAAATCTCCAGCAGAATGTCCTCAGAGCGTTGCAAGAAGACATAAAGCGGCTTCAGGCAGAAAAAAATCGGTTATCTGATGATATTCAAAGCTTGCTAGAAGAAAAAGAGCATTTACAACAAGTGCGGCAAATTACTGAGCAGCAAGTATTAATTCGTCAGTTAGCAGAAGTTCTGGCAAAGCATATATCTTCACAACTGCAATCCTCTCTGGCAAATTTAGCTACGGAAAACATAGAGGGCAAATCTTACGAACAAGCTGCACTCAAATCCGCTGAAGTTAGCAGCAATGTAGTAAGTGAAATCAATGAAAAAGTCGAACACATGTTTGACAGCCTTGATGACACCGTTACCATCACTTTTAATTCCCTGCAACAAGAATTAAAGAATTATCAAAGTAATCTTTCCCAACAGCTGTCACGGATGTACAGCCAACAGCAGCAAGGGGAAGTGATTTTGACAGAGTTTGTTAATCGCCTGCATGGACAACTAGAAAAAACTATACAAGAAACTTCACGCAAAGCGCCAACAACAGGTACACCGACTGTTTTGCAGCTGACGGAGCCAGAAACAAACATTTTTTTGGATACATCCCCCCAGGTTGAGGAAGTAGTCAGAAATTCCCCTGAGCCAATTTCTGCGATTCCTACTCAATTTTCCCAAAGCCAAACTCCACCACAGAAAAACGTCACTGAGCCAATTTCTGTCCTCAATCCGGATTTGTCCCAAAGCCAAAGTCCTGTAGTTCTACCACCGCAGGAAAACGTCACTGAACCAATTTCTGTCCTCAATCCGGACTTGTCCCAAACCCAAACTCCACCACAGCCTGCTGCTGTAGTTCTACCACCGCAGGAAAACTCCACTGAACCAATTTCTGTCCCCAATCTGGACTTGTCCCAAAACCAAACTCCACCACAGGAAAACGCCACCGAACCAATTTCTGTCCTCAATCTGGACTTGTCCCAAAACCAAACTCCACCACAGTCTGCTGTTGTAGTCTCTCCACCAAAGGAAAACCCCACTCAACCAATTTCTCTCCCCAGCAACAACTTATCCGAAAATGAAACTTCATCAGAACCTCCTGAAACATCAGTTCCACAGCAGCAAGCAACGCAACCTTCACTAAAAATAAACGCTCCGGAACTAGCTTCTGTTCTCCGCAAAAGTGTGCCACAGAGGAAAGCTAAACTCACACATGTGACTGCGCTGGAGCCGCCAAAGGAGGTAAAAAGTCCTATAGGGCGATCGCCCAATTCCTCAGGCTTATCCTCGATTCAAATTGGTTTTTTACTGATTGTTTTGTCCACAGTCATATCCTCGCTTTACAACGTAGCAATCAAAGTGATTTTTCACGAAGGTTCCCAAATTTTCGGCGTACTGGAGGTACAGCAGTTGCTACCACCGACTTTGGGCAATACTTTCTTAATTTTGACCATGCGATTTATGGTAGTAGTACCACTGATGGTACTGTTATCTCCCATACTGCATCCGAGACTGTGGCAAGATCTAGAAAACTTGGCTGATTCAGTCCGAGGAAATCCCACACCTACTAATGCCGCTACAAAGCAGATTTTGCTGTTGTCAATTGTCAGTGGGTGCTTTTTGTTTTTGTCTCAAGTGCTAGTTTATATTGCCATAGCTCAAGTTCCCACCGGAATTGCGATCGCACTTTTCTTTATTTATCCAATGATTACCGGTTTATTCTCGTGGTTTTTGTTCCGCGATCGCCCTACCATATTTCGTATAGGGGCGATCGCTGCAATTTGCTGCGGTGAATTATTGGTTTTAGGAACTTCTCCCACCACTGGTATTGGTAATACTTCACTAGGAAGCAGCGCCGCGATTATTTCTGGCGTAGCTTTTGCTGCTTACATAATTCTGACGCGGGTGTGTGCTAGTAAATTGCATCCGGTGACTTTTACTTTAATTAACTTCGCTACCATGTTGCTGTTGAGCTTTATTTGCTTGATGTTACCTTTACCAAGCAACTGGAATTTGCTAATTGATCCCACGAAAATGCTGGAACTGATTTTAAGCGCATTTATTTTGGGTGTCTTAACTCTTTCTGGCTATTTGCTCAATAATGCAGGGATTAGTAAGTTAGGTGGCTCACGTTCAGCCCTCATCGGTGGTAGCATCCCAGTTCTAACCGTGATTTTCGCTGGGTTAATCATTCAAGAAAATTTGGATATCGTACAAATTTTGGGAGTATTGTTAGTAACTTTTGGCGCCGCTGCTTTCAGCTTTGAAACAATGCGAAATCAGGTTAAACCCTCCACTCCCGCCAATTAA
- a CDS encoding inorganic phosphate transporter, which translates to MPYTLLFVALLAFYVAWNLGANDVANAMGTSVGSKAVTLKQALIIAGILEFTGAVLFGHQVTETLATKIANPGLFAATPEILVIGMATVLVSCGVWLQIATSRGLPVSSSHAVVGAIAGFSWVALGVDAIDWSSIGMITVGWVLTPVISGAIAALFYSQIKHWILDRPNQLVQLQEWIPWLSTVLIGVFGVIVLPSLTEPLTNFVIEQIGFKIPAYDIPLLTGAVAAVGLTIISWRQLKQTGDKADKGELLLTPQSPVPNPQSPLPNPVEKLFARFQLLSACFVAFAHGSNDVGNAIAPLAAIVYIDRTGSVPVDGITIPIWILILGGAGIVGGLAVWGKKVIATIGENIIFLQPSSGFCAELATATTILIASRLGLPVSTSHALVGGVVGIGLVQDIKSIKFKTLQGIAAAWLITIPVSAVLSAAIFSIARILLF; encoded by the coding sequence ATGCCCTACACTCTACTTTTCGTCGCCCTACTAGCCTTTTACGTCGCCTGGAATCTCGGAGCAAATGATGTTGCTAACGCGATGGGAACTTCCGTAGGTTCCAAAGCTGTTACTCTCAAACAGGCACTAATAATTGCAGGGATATTAGAGTTCACGGGTGCTGTCTTATTTGGACATCAGGTAACGGAAACCTTAGCAACGAAAATTGCTAATCCCGGTTTATTTGCTGCTACACCCGAAATACTTGTGATTGGGATGGCGACGGTGCTAGTTTCCTGTGGTGTGTGGTTGCAAATTGCCACATCGCGCGGTTTACCAGTGTCATCTTCTCATGCGGTTGTTGGTGCGATCGCTGGATTTAGCTGGGTAGCTTTGGGAGTAGACGCAATTGATTGGTCATCAATTGGCATGATTACCGTTGGCTGGGTTTTAACACCTGTAATTAGTGGTGCGATCGCAGCTTTATTCTACAGTCAAATCAAGCACTGGATTTTAGATCGACCTAATCAATTAGTCCAGTTACAAGAGTGGATTCCCTGGTTAAGTACCGTGCTGATAGGTGTATTTGGTGTGATTGTATTACCTTCCCTCACTGAACCCCTAACCAATTTTGTAATTGAGCAAATTGGTTTCAAAATCCCTGCTTACGACATTCCACTGTTAACTGGTGCAGTAGCAGCAGTTGGACTGACAATTATTAGCTGGCGACAATTAAAACAGACGGGAGATAAGGCAGATAAGGGAGAACTACTTTTAACTCCCCAGTCCCCAGTCCCCAATCCCCAATCCCCACTCCCCAATCCCGTCGAAAAATTATTCGCCCGATTCCAACTCTTGAGTGCTTGCTTTGTCGCTTTTGCTCATGGTTCTAATGATGTTGGTAATGCGATCGCTCCTTTAGCTGCGATCGTCTACATCGATCGCACTGGTAGCGTACCTGTGGATGGTATCACTATCCCTATCTGGATTTTAATCCTTGGTGGTGCTGGTATTGTTGGTGGTTTAGCTGTTTGGGGTAAAAAAGTCATCGCCACCATTGGCGAAAACATCATTTTCTTGCAACCTAGTAGTGGATTTTGTGCGGAACTGGCTACTGCTACCACCATCCTCATTGCCTCCCGACTAGGTTTGCCAGTCTCCACTTCCCATGCCCTTGTCGGTGGTGTCGTGGGTATTGGATTGGTGCAAGATATTAAATCGATTAAGTTTAAAACTCTACAAGGTATTGCCGCCGCATGGCTAATTACAATCCCTGTTAGTGCGGTTCTCAGCGCTGCCATTTTTAGCATCGCCCGGATTTTGTTATTTTAA
- a CDS encoding zinc-dependent dehydrogenase, producing MKAQVFRGVNQLSYEDIPVPTLEADEVLVQVRVVGLCQSDIKKIRYPLYEPPRIFGHETAGTIAALGNNVKGWQVGQRVAVMHHIPCMHCAYCLNDNFSMCDVYKNISTTAGFNASGGGFADYVKVPGHIVQNGGLIPIPDNISFEEASFVEPTNCCLKAVKKAQIAAGQTVLVTGAGPIGLMFIMLVKYFGAKAIATDLLPSRIEKALSVGAEAAFDARDADLTAKIHALTGGLGVDVTLLAVPSEKAFFQALDSTRKGGKILFFAEFPDEVEIPINPNILYRREIDLIGSYSSSYRVQNLSADIVFNQRIDVKALISDRYPLKDLSAAVEQAIAPTAETYKILIYP from the coding sequence GTGAAAGCACAGGTATTTAGAGGCGTTAATCAACTGTCTTACGAAGATATCCCAGTTCCAACCCTGGAAGCTGATGAGGTACTCGTACAGGTGCGGGTTGTGGGGTTGTGTCAGTCAGATATTAAAAAAATTCGTTATCCACTGTATGAACCGCCGCGCATTTTTGGACATGAAACGGCTGGTACGATCGCAGCACTAGGCAATAATGTCAAAGGTTGGCAAGTTGGACAACGGGTAGCAGTAATGCATCACATCCCTTGTATGCATTGCGCCTACTGCCTAAATGACAATTTTTCAATGTGCGATGTCTACAAAAATATTTCCACTACCGCAGGCTTTAACGCTAGTGGTGGCGGTTTCGCCGATTATGTCAAAGTTCCCGGACATATTGTCCAAAATGGCGGGTTAATTCCCATCCCTGACAATATCAGTTTTGAAGAAGCGAGTTTTGTCGAACCTACTAACTGTTGCTTGAAAGCAGTGAAAAAAGCCCAAATTGCCGCAGGACAAACAGTGTTAGTCACTGGGGCAGGGCCAATTGGGTTAATGTTTATCATGTTGGTGAAGTATTTCGGAGCAAAAGCGATCGCCACCGATTTACTACCCTCTAGAATTGAAAAAGCTTTGAGTGTCGGTGCAGAGGCGGCTTTTGATGCCCGTGATGCCGATTTAACAGCAAAAATCCATGCCCTAACTGGTGGACTAGGTGTTGATGTCACCCTCCTAGCTGTCCCCAGTGAAAAAGCATTTTTTCAAGCACTTGATAGTACCCGCAAAGGTGGAAAAATTCTGTTTTTCGCCGAATTTCCTGATGAGGTGGAAATTCCCATTAACCCCAATATCCTCTACCGTCGGGAAATCGACTTGATAGGCAGTTATAGCTCATCTTATCGGGTTCAGAATTTATCAGCTGATATTGTATTTAATCAGCGGATTGACGTGAAAGCATTGATTAGCGATCGCTATCCATTAAAAGATTTATCAGCAGCTGTAGAACAAGCGATCGCACCCACGGCGGAAACTTATAAAATCTTGATTTATCCGTAA
- a CDS encoding WD40 repeat domain-containing protein, translated as MKRNLTPFMILLLVQLLLWKGISIISPTANKNSDTQAHSTVANSEILQTTLKGHALAVSSAAITADNNTMISGSLDNTIKIWNLQTGQLKRTLTGHTGVVDYLSVTPDGKYIVSAESKNVRIWNVLTGALIRELGNSQTISFVKTSQDGQTVVIDGGTQIVKGKPASPYSFEPDITKYLISVYNLKTGTLKNQLVHNNALSKVEMSKSGNILVSGDKTGKLNIWNLTNGTLQKTLTGHASEIKSLAISPDEKTIVSTEYNGQIKIWDLISGKLKSTFTGHNIQSYESVGVLIPDNNTLLSWNTSTNSDVKMWNLQTGELKSTFPKNRNSDLDSNLDFIKISSDSKKLITKTKDNLQTWELATGQLKDSIEIHGYILAFSPDNRILVTHAEDKTTMNIWRIPFDNK; from the coding sequence ATGAAGCGTAATCTGACTCCGTTCATGATATTGCTGCTAGTACAATTACTGCTATGGAAAGGAATTTCAATTATATCTCCTACAGCCAACAAGAATTCTGATACTCAAGCACATTCAACAGTAGCGAATAGCGAGATATTACAAACTACTCTCAAAGGTCACGCATTAGCAGTAAGTTCTGCTGCTATTACCGCTGATAATAATACTATGATTAGTGGCAGTTTAGATAACACTATCAAAATTTGGAATTTACAAACTGGTCAATTAAAACGCACCCTCACAGGCCATACAGGAGTAGTAGATTATCTCAGCGTTACTCCTGATGGCAAGTATATAGTTAGTGCTGAATCTAAAAACGTCAGAATTTGGAATGTACTAACTGGCGCATTAATACGCGAACTAGGAAATTCACAAACAATTAGTTTTGTGAAAACAAGTCAAGATGGACAAACTGTAGTCATTGACGGCGGTACGCAGATCGTAAAGGGTAAACCAGCTTCTCCTTATTCTTTTGAGCCAGACATAACAAAATATCTAATCAGTGTTTATAACTTAAAAACTGGTACTTTAAAAAATCAGCTTGTCCACAATAATGCATTGAGCAAAGTTGAGATGAGTAAAAGTGGCAATATCTTAGTTAGTGGAGATAAAACAGGAAAATTAAATATTTGGAACTTAACAAATGGGACATTACAAAAAACGCTAACAGGTCATGCAAGCGAAATTAAATCTCTTGCTATTAGTCCTGACGAAAAAACAATTGTCAGTACTGAATACAATGGGCAAATCAAAATTTGGGATTTAATTTCAGGCAAACTAAAAAGTACATTTACTGGACATAATATTCAATCTTATGAATCGGTTGGTGTCTTAATTCCAGATAACAATACCCTACTGAGTTGGAATACATCTACTAATAGTGATGTGAAAATGTGGAATTTGCAAACTGGTGAGTTGAAAAGTACATTTCCAAAAAATCGGAATTCAGATTTAGATAGTAACTTAGATTTTATAAAAATTAGTTCAGATAGTAAGAAGCTAATTACAAAGACTAAGGATAATCTCCAAACTTGGGAATTAGCAACAGGTCAGCTAAAAGATAGTATTGAAATTCATGGATATATCCTCGCTTTTAGTCCCGACAATCGGATTCTGGTAACTCATGCTGAAGATAAAACTACTATGAATATTTGGCGAATTCCATTCGATAATAAGTAG
- a CDS encoding protein kinase domain-containing protein, with protein sequence MNTKPDYSKYGYKISHELGRNQQGGRITWLASSMTTDNQVVIKQYSFAQIDSNWSDFKAHQREIEILQELNHSRIPKYLGAFPTLNGFCLVQEYIDAPSLAVPRTFEPEDIKQIAIQVLEILAYLQCRIPCIIHRDIKPENILVDAELNVYLIDFGFARIGSQEVSSSSVFVGTPGFIPPEQLLKPTTATDLYALGVTLICLLTGTKSTQIQNIIDEDDPSQIRFRHLLPKLSLRFLDWLEMMVQPKLKNRFANAQQALNALILLDVTRCPQVEFSHQIKDFIAIRLGEKIRESITIENVIPNTVLKGHWEVAPHPHDPPHEVNSHPWIRITPKKVAGNHTKCDIEVDTSQLMADKLYKRQLLLHTNAYPAIHTLTVKVQTALIPIEKRESKSYASLIWAFLTGEILAFALIGIIPWIVATLASHNIGLLPIEYTGSGSKTFIESGSGAFIFGTVAAILGAVLGVLIGGIDHFLQKKYDSWKDITGVMFGGAMILGVLGIIIGGVYGTIFDSNRPSDLVSIILKSLWGIVWGGFFASIVGGIAGAIIGFPTSFLMWAVLKIVNDWLSLLAAAFGISVGLGFVMSFLNPSTIVALGITGIPFLYTLVYAPIQHQKLITKYRNSEKKLIEP encoded by the coding sequence ATGAATACTAAACCAGATTATTCAAAATATGGCTATAAAATTAGCCACGAATTAGGACGTAACCAACAAGGAGGAAGAATTACTTGGCTGGCGTCATCTATGACGACGGATAATCAAGTAGTTATCAAGCAGTATTCTTTTGCTCAAATAGATTCCAATTGGTCAGATTTTAAAGCTCACCAACGAGAAATCGAGATTTTACAAGAACTCAATCATTCAAGGATTCCTAAATATTTAGGAGCCTTCCCCACATTAAATGGCTTTTGCTTAGTTCAAGAATATATTGACGCTCCTTCTTTAGCGGTTCCTCGCACTTTTGAGCCGGAAGACATCAAACAAATCGCCATTCAAGTATTAGAGATTCTGGCATATCTCCAATGTCGTATTCCTTGTATTATTCATCGGGATATTAAGCCAGAAAATATTTTAGTAGATGCAGAATTAAATGTTTACTTAATCGATTTTGGTTTTGCTCGTATTGGTAGTCAAGAAGTCTCAAGTAGTAGTGTTTTCGTAGGGACGCCTGGTTTTATTCCGCCAGAACAATTATTAAAGCCGACAACAGCGACAGATTTATATGCTTTGGGAGTAACATTAATTTGCTTATTGACAGGAACGAAATCGACTCAAATCCAAAATATCATCGATGAAGACGATCCTTCCCAAATTCGATTTCGACATTTGTTACCCAAACTAAGTCTGCGATTTCTGGACTGGTTGGAAATGATGGTACAACCCAAACTCAAAAACCGTTTTGCAAATGCACAACAAGCACTCAACGCTTTGATACTTCTTGATGTTACCCGATGTCCACAAGTCGAATTCAGCCATCAGATAAAAGATTTTATCGCAATACGCTTAGGCGAAAAAATCCGAGAATCTATCACTATTGAAAATGTCATACCAAACACAGTACTAAAAGGACATTGGGAAGTTGCTCCCCATCCTCACGATCCGCCACATGAAGTAAATTCTCATCCTTGGATTAGGATTACACCAAAGAAGGTTGCAGGCAATCATACAAAGTGTGATATTGAAGTGGATACTAGTCAATTAATGGCAGATAAGTTATATAAACGCCAGTTACTTTTGCATACAAATGCATACCCAGCAATTCATACTTTGACGGTGAAAGTACAAACGGCTCTGATTCCCATTGAAAAGAGAGAATCAAAATCTTATGCAAGTTTAATTTGGGCGTTTTTAACTGGTGAGATACTCGCGTTTGCACTCATTGGAATTATACCTTGGATTGTTGCAACTTTAGCATCTCACAATATCGGACTCTTACCTATTGAATACACGGGCAGTGGTTCTAAGACTTTCATTGAGAGTGGCTCTGGGGCTTTCATTTTTGGTACAGTAGCAGCTATTTTAGGGGCTGTATTAGGTGTTTTAATTGGTGGAATTGACCACTTTTTGCAGAAAAAATATGACTCTTGGAAAGATATAACCGGAGTTATGTTTGGAGGCGCAATGATTCTTGGTGTACTGGGAATTATCATCGGCGGTGTGTATGGAACCATCTTTGATTCAAATAGACCCAGTGATTTAGTGAGCATTATTTTAAAGTCGTTGTGGGGGATTGTATGGGGAGGCTTTTTTGCTTCTATTGTTGGCGGAATTGCCGGAGCAATAATTGGCTTTCCCACCAGTTTTTTGATGTGGGCTGTTTTGAAGATTGTTAATGATTGGTTGTCGTTACTTGCCGCAGCATTTGGAATTAGTGTCGGTCTTGGTTTTGTGATGAGTTTTCTGAATCCATCTACTATTGTGGCGTTGGGGATAACAGGAATACCCTTTTTATATACACTGGTTTATGCACCCATCCAGCACCAAAAATTAATTACTAAATACCGTAATTCTGAAAAAAAATTGATTGAGCCGTAG
- a CDS encoding FAD-dependent oxidoreductase, translating into MANQYQADVLVVGGGTGGTAAAIQAARRGAKTILVSQFSWLGGMLTSAGVSAPDGNELEALQTGLWGAFLQELRHRQPGGLDNCWVSFFSYDPRIGAEIFADWVQELPNLHWISGQVPIDVYRQGDRITGVRFANFAVTAKIILDATELGDLLALADIPYRWGWELQSEWGEPSAPVAFNSLTERYPVQAPTYVVIMQDFGEAVAPEIPAAPNYNPSLFAGAWDKYGAETFLNYGRLPGDRFMINWPICGNDYGEGVERLIKSDVARGEFIQESRWHSQNFAHFIQNQLGRRYGLAKQVFPHTPTAFALHPYYRESRRLVGVTTVREQDILPVAGGRVASIFNDAIAVGNYANDHHYPDVQFPLQPKSIRWGGRWTGTPFTIPYSCLIPATTDGFLVCEKNISVSHIANGATRLQPVVMGIGQAGGMAAAMCVELNCQPRDLPVRELQAALLQDDRAKAIIIPFFNLPPNHSDWLPRQLYYLNNPPAYPASGDCPWPSTDQYSESNVDKVLIPENKCFQGIFYRLDQQEYRFTVTAPGAYQGQNWQLVTLRSHINQQLNAYPDKQLVTVWGRQNHFSNWLLVEHLDQG; encoded by the coding sequence ATGGCTAATCAATATCAAGCTGATGTTCTAGTTGTCGGCGGTGGAACTGGAGGCACCGCAGCTGCTATCCAAGCGGCGCGACGGGGAGCTAAAACTATTCTGGTGAGTCAATTCTCCTGGTTGGGGGGAATGCTGACTTCGGCTGGAGTGTCTGCACCCGATGGCAATGAATTAGAAGCCTTGCAAACAGGGTTATGGGGTGCGTTTTTGCAGGAATTACGGCATCGACAGCCAGGTGGATTAGATAACTGTTGGGTAAGCTTTTTTAGTTACGATCCCCGCATTGGGGCAGAGATTTTTGCCGATTGGGTGCAGGAATTACCGAATCTGCACTGGATTTCTGGACAAGTGCCAATAGATGTTTACCGACAAGGCGATCGCATTACTGGTGTCCGCTTTGCTAATTTTGCTGTCACAGCCAAGATTATTCTCGATGCCACAGAATTAGGAGATTTATTAGCTTTAGCTGACATACCTTACCGCTGGGGCTGGGAATTGCAATCTGAGTGGGGAGAACCCAGCGCCCCAGTAGCTTTTAACTCTTTAACCGAGAGATATCCGGTGCAAGCGCCCACTTATGTAGTGATTATGCAAGACTTTGGTGAAGCCGTTGCCCCAGAAATTCCGGCTGCGCCCAATTATAATCCATCCTTATTTGCAGGTGCTTGGGATAAATATGGCGCTGAGACATTTTTAAATTATGGACGTTTACCTGGCGATCGCTTCATGATTAATTGGCCAATCTGTGGCAATGACTACGGCGAAGGGGTAGAGCGACTGATAAAGTCAGACGTAGCCAGGGGTGAATTTATCCAAGAATCACGCTGGCACAGTCAAAATTTTGCCCATTTTATTCAAAATCAACTTGGCCGTCGCTATGGTTTAGCAAAACAAGTATTTCCTCACACTCCTACAGCTTTTGCACTGCATCCCTATTACCGAGAAAGTCGGCGCTTAGTGGGAGTAACTACTGTCCGTGAACAGGATATTTTACCTGTTGCTGGAGGTAGAGTTGCATCTATATTTAATGATGCAATCGCCGTTGGTAATTACGCCAACGACCATCATTATCCTGATGTTCAATTTCCACTGCAACCGAAATCTATCCGATGGGGGGGACGCTGGACTGGGACTCCCTTTACAATTCCCTACAGTTGTCTAATTCCAGCCACAACGGATGGTTTCTTGGTTTGTGAAAAGAATATTTCTGTCTCCCACATTGCCAATGGCGCAACCAGATTACAACCCGTGGTTATGGGCATTGGTCAAGCAGGGGGAATGGCAGCAGCCATGTGTGTTGAGTTAAACTGCCAGCCAAGGGATTTACCTGTCAGGGAGCTACAAGCGGCTTTACTACAAGACGATCGCGCAAAAGCGATAATCATACCTTTTTTTAATCTACCACCTAATCATTCGGATTGGCTGCCTCGGCAACTGTATTACTTAAATAACCCACCAGCCTATCCAGCTAGCGGTGATTGCCCTTGGCCATCCACCGATCAGTACTCTGAATCTAATGTTGACAAGGTATTAATCCCAGAAAACAAGTGTTTTCAAGGTATTTTCTACCGCTTGGATCAGCAAGAATACAGATTCACTGTCACTGCACCGGGCGCATATCAAGGGCAAAATTGGCAGCTTGTGACTTTGCGATCGCATATCAACCAACAGTTAAACGCTTATCCCGACAAACAATTAGTTACAGTATGGGGTCGTCAGAATCACTTCAGTAATTGGTTATTAGTCGAACATCTGGACCAAGGATAA
- the patX gene encoding heterocyst-inhibiting protein PatX: protein MRAAISLLVSSLVFGPLASNCQAMDNQLTSRKSVDDSAAFPKLRRLTAIPRANRTFQENRLLSMPAWQQLLSAQSEQNPDDAPRHRGSGRREVMQKFTNIYAVV from the coding sequence ATGCGTGCTGCCATTTCACTTTTAGTTTCGAGTCTGGTGTTCGGCCCCTTAGCTTCTAACTGCCAAGCAATGGACAATCAATTAACCAGCAGAAAGTCTGTAGACGATTCTGCGGCCTTTCCTAAACTACGCCGACTTACGGCAATACCAAGGGCAAACAGAACTTTCCAAGAAAATCGGCTGCTTTCGATGCCAGCTTGGCAACAGTTGCTCTCGGCGCAATCTGAACAAAATCCAGATGATGCGCCACGTCATCGCGGTAGTGGACGCAGAGAAGTGATGCAAAAATTCACAAACATCTATGCTGTTGTTTAA
- a CDS encoding ferritin-like domain-containing protein, translating into MTVTYPRKFQNALGAREILKRVVCDREIHLITLNRYRYSEQRSCKDLTDLIEQLNGQPRELVRDLSHHISDEARHAMWLTDLLIDLGSDVGAPPGTSYIDEFDRLLDKDAYDPKRNLEDGIIAAIAAINITEKRGCEYFSAHIYALKQAPQTEENIKIRETIEKILPEETGHVRWGNRWLAELARKSPEHRQKVEQAKQKYTAIEQAAFESGMDITLGAELRRVANLLEVANTMPVWERPQYLMERLPQTLLAPELQFTRIQAAQKAWQRDPQAFFEKFVPMFLNGIQRTEDNRKKTTV; encoded by the coding sequence ATGACAGTTACCTACCCACGTAAATTTCAGAATGCTTTGGGTGCAAGGGAAATCTTGAAACGGGTGGTATGCGATCGCGAAATCCATCTAATTACTCTGAATCGCTACCGCTACAGCGAACAACGCAGTTGTAAAGACCTGACGGACTTAATCGAGCAACTGAATGGACAGCCACGGGAACTAGTGCGGGATTTATCTCACCACATCTCAGATGAAGCTCGTCATGCCATGTGGTTAACTGATTTGCTCATCGATCTAGGAAGCGATGTCGGAGCTCCCCCCGGAACTTCCTATATTGATGAATTCGATCGCCTGCTCGACAAAGACGCCTACGATCCAAAACGCAACTTAGAGGACGGTATAATTGCTGCCATAGCAGCAATTAATATTACCGAAAAACGAGGCTGTGAGTATTTTTCCGCCCATATTTACGCCCTCAAGCAAGCGCCGCAAACTGAAGAAAACATCAAAATCCGGGAAACAATTGAAAAAATTTTGCCAGAGGAAACAGGACATGTGCGCTGGGGTAACCGTTGGCTAGCAGAACTCGCGCGTAAAAGTCCAGAACATCGGCAAAAAGTAGAGCAAGCGAAGCAAAAATATACTGCAATTGAACAGGCGGCCTTTGAATCAGGAATGGATATCACCTTAGGAGCCGAACTGCGGCGAGTTGCCAACCTGCTGGAAGTAGCGAATACCATGCCGGTTTGGGAACGTCCTCAATATCTGATGGAACGCTTACCCCAGACTTTGCTAGCACCTGAGTTGCAATTTACTAGGATTCAAGCTGCACAAAAAGCTTGGCAACGCGACCCGCAGGCGTTTTTCGAGAAGTTTGTGCCCATGTTCCTCAACGGTATCCAGCGAACAGAAGATAATCGCAAGAAAACAACCGTGTGA